In a genomic window of Thalassophryne amazonica chromosome 12, fThaAma1.1, whole genome shotgun sequence:
- the LOC117522500 gene encoding gastrula zinc finger protein XlCGF57.1-like isoform X1 has translation MNEVQEELWTSQDEQQHPRLQEEGDGTKLPFTLVPVKNETDEEKPQSTEVHQIQIEENIEAKPLASSSAAYKRLTAQADEGDYEEPETVRNLCHYSWLQPDTDSRNSCSSETETDDSYEWKQTRNFCSDLNYVQNSDAFESDSKFNISRKQFNCSECGKDIDYMSYLEQNKRIQASKKAFNCPDCVNRSSQKDILNSNTRNYTERKTFCCCECGKRFGRQRNLDRHRRIHTGEKPFGCSECGKTFGQESSLNIHMAIHTGMRPFGCPDCGERFGQKTNLYRHMRIHTGEKPFVCSECGRRFGRESSLKVHMRIHTGEKPFGCSECGETFVQKNGLNSHRRIHTGEKPFGCSECGKGFGEKTDLKRHMRTHTGEKPFSCAECGKRFGRESSLNVHMVVHTGKKPFGCSECGKRFGVKSTLNVHMRIHTGEKPFICSECGERFGVKCNLNVHMRIHTEEKPFHCSECGKRFGEKNDLKRHMRIHTGEKPFSCSQCGETFGVKSYLKRHIRIHTGEKPFSCSVCGKRYGEKSSLTRHMRIHTGEKPFGCSVCGKRFGDKSSLNRHMRIHTGRWVGVPTGHLPQMSSVPL, from the coding sequence ATGAATGAGGTGCAAGAGGAACTTTGGACAAGTCAAGATGAACAGCAGCATCCCAGGCTACAGGAGGAGGGTGATGGCACTAAGTTACCTTTCACTCTTGTTCCTGTCAAAAATGAAACCGATGAAGAAAAACCCCAATCAACAGAGGTTCATCAAATCCAAATAGAGGAGAACATAGAGGCAAAGCCTCTGGCCAGCAGCTCAGCTGCATACAAAAGACTGACAGCACAAGCTGATGAAGGTGACTATGAAGAACCAGAAACAGTGAGAAACTTGTGTCATTATAGTTGGTTACAACCAGATACAGATAGTAGGAATTCCTGCAGTTCTGAAACTGAAACTGATGATAGTTACGAATGGAAGCAGACCAGGAATTTTTGTTCAGATTTAAACTATGTGCAAAACAGCGATGCCTTTGAAAGTGATAGCAAGTTTAACATTTCTAGGAAACAGTTTAACTGCTCTGAATGTGGAAAAGATATTGATTACATGAGCTATTTAGAGCAAAACAAGAGAATTCAAGCAAGTAAGAAAGCCTTTAACTGTCCTGATTGTGTTAACAGGTCAAGCCAAAAGGACATTCTGAACTCAAATACAAGAAATTATACAGAAAGGAAAACATTTTGCTGCtgtgaatgtggtaaaagatttggaagaCAGAGGAATCTGGATAGACACAGGAGAATTCATACTGGGGAGAAACCATTtggttgttctgagtgtggtaaaacattTGGACAAGAGAGTAGTCTGAACATACACATGGCAATTCATACCGGTATGAGACCGTTTGGCTGTCCAGATTGTGGTGAACGATTTGGACAAAAGACCAATCTGtacagacacatgagaattcatacaggtgagaaaccatttgtctgttcggaGTGTGGTAGAAGGTTTGGACGAGAGAGCAGTCTCAAGGTACACATGAGAatacatacaggagagaaaccatttggctgttctgagtgtggtgaaACATTTGTACAAAAAAATGGTCTGAACAGCCATaggagaattcatacaggagagaaaccatttggctgttctgagtgcggtaaaGGATTTGGTGAGAAAACTGATCTTAAAAGACACATGAGAACTCATACAGGAGAAAAGCCATTTAGCTGTGCtgagtgtggcaaaagatttggACGAGAGAGCAGTCTGAATGTACACATGGTAGTTCACACAGGCAAGaagccatttggctgttctgagtgtggtaaaagatttggagtaAAGAGTACCCTGAAtgtacacatgagaattcatacaggagagaaaccatttatttgttctgagtgtggtgaaAGATTTGGAGTAAAGTGTAATCTGAATgtacacatgagaattcacacagAGGAGAAGCCATTTcattgttctgagtgtggaaaaagatttggagaaaaaaatgacctgaaaagacacatgagaattcatacaggagaaaaaccatttaGTTGTTCTCAATGTGGTGAAACGTTTGGTGTAAAGAGTTATTTGAAAAGACACataagaattcatacaggagagaaaccatttagttGTTCTGTGTGTGGTAAAAGATATGGAGAAAAAAGCAGTCTGACCAGgcatatgagaattcatacaggagagaagccatttggctgttctgtatgtggtaaaagatttggtgaCAAAAGcagtctgaacagacacatgcgAATTCATACAGGACggtgggttggagttcctactggacattTGCCTCAaatgtcctcggtcccactgtga
- the LOC117522500 gene encoding gastrula zinc finger protein XlCGF8.2DB-like isoform X2 yields MNEVQEELWTSQDEQQHPRLQEEGDGTKLPFTLVPVKNETDEEKPQSTEVHQIQIEENIEAKPLASSSAAYKRLTAQADEGDYEEPETVRNLCHYSWLQPDTDSRNSCSSETETDDSYEWKQTRNFCSDLNYVQNSDAFESDSKFNISRKQFNCSECGKDIDYMSYLEQNKRIQASKKAFNCPDCVNRSSQKDILNSNTRNYTERKTFCCCECGKRFGRQRNLDRHRRIHTGEKPFGCSECGKTFGQESSLNIHMAIHTGMRPFGCPDCGERFGQKTNLYRHMRIHTGEKPFSCSVCGKRYGEKSSLTRHMRIHTGEKPFGCSVCGKRFGDKSSLNRHMRIHTGRWVGVPTGHLPQMSSVPL; encoded by the exons ATGAATGAGGTGCAAGAGGAACTTTGGACAAGTCAAGATGAACAGCAGCATCCCAGGCTACAGGAGGAGGGTGATGGCACTAAGTTACCTTTCACTCTTGTTCCTGTCAAAAATGAAACCGATGAAGAAAAACCCCAATCAACAGAGGTTCATCAAATCCAAATAGAGGAGAACATAGAGGCAAAGCCTCTGGCCAGCAGCTCAGCTGCATACAAAAGACTGACAGCACAAGCTGATGAAGGTGACTATGAAGAACCAGAAACAGTGAGAAACTTGTGTCATTATAGTTGGTTACAACCAGATACAGATAGTAGGAATTCCTGCAGTTCTGAAACTGAAACTGATGATAGTTACGAATGGAAGCAGACCAGGAATTTTTGTTCAGATTTAAACTATGTGCAAAACAGCGATGCCTTTGAAAGTGATAGCAAGTTTAACATTTCTAGGAAACAGTTTAACTGCTCTGAATGTGGAAAAGATATTGATTACATGAGCTATTTAGAGCAAAACAAGAGAATTCAAGCAAGTAAGAAAGCCTTTAACTGTCCTGATTGTGTTAACAGGTCAAGCCAAAAGGACATTCTGAACTCAAATACAAGAAATTATACAGAAAGGAAAACATTTTGCTGCtgtgaatgtggtaaaagatttggaagaCAGAGGAATCTGGATAGACACAGGAGAATTCATACTGGGGAGAAACCATTtggttgttctgagtgtggtaaaacattTGGACAAGAGAGTAGTCTGAACATACACATGGCAATTCATACCGGTATGAGACCGTTTGGCTGTCCAGATTGTGGTGAACGATTTGGACAAAAGACCAATCTGtacagacacatgagaattcatacag gagagaaaccatttagttGTTCTGTGTGTGGTAAAAGATATGGAGAAAAAAGCAGTCTGACCAGgcatatgagaattcatacaggagagaagccatttggctgttctgtatgtggtaaaagatttggtgaCAAAAGcagtctgaacagacacatgcgAATTCATACAGGACggtgggttggagttcctactggacattTGCCTCAaatgtcctcggtcccactgtga